TGGAATTCCGCCTTCTCCTGGCGCTGGCCGGACGCGTCGGTCCAGGAATGATTCGTAGCCACGCCGAAAGAAGCGACGTTCTGGCCGTTGGTGGTGGTCCTGATTTCGGGGTCCCTGGTCAGATTGCCGATGATCATGGCCCGATTGAGATTCATGCTCATATTTGGGTGAGTTCATCCGGCGCGCGGCGCGGCGATCGTGGGGGTCGCCTGGTCCGCTGGTCGGCTGGTTAGCCCGTTTAGAGGATGTCGTCGGTCAGGATCTGCTCCAGTTTCTTATCCAGTTCGGCGATGCTCATCTTGTCCTTGGCCGGCTGTTGCTGCTGGATGGTGGCGGGCTGGGACGCAACCTGGCCCTGTGGCCGCCCTTCGTAGCGCTCATGCCGCGGTTCTTCCTCGATGAGCGACGGGATCTTGGTGATATGCGGATCGCGGACTATGATCAAGTGGCGCAAGATGTCGGTCGACATGCGCAAAAGCTCGTTGAGTTTGATCGTCACCGCCGGTTCGGCTTCGTAGAAGAACAGGACGTAATTCCCGTTGCGGGCGTTCTTGATCGGATACGCGAGCTTGCGCCGACCGAGATCGTGAGTCTCCTTGATCGTGCCTCCAGCCGAGGTCACGATGCCAGCCACCTTGTCGGAAAGCTGCTTCAGCTCCTCCTCGGTGTACTTTGCCGGGATGATGAATAAAAGTTCGTACTGCTCCATAATCTTTGGCCCTACTCGCGCGGTTTTGGACCGCTCATTCGCGGTTCCTGCCGTCGCGGATCAGTCAGACTTGACAGACCTTGGAAATAAGGCTTAACTGCGCCTTAATCAGCGCGTTGGCCTAGATTAACACAGATATCCCCAAGATGGCAAGACGGGACGAAGTTGCGGAGTCATGGAGTTACGGAGATGCGAAGTCAGAACTATTATATTCTCCCTGACTCCGTCTCTTTCTTACTCCCCTACTCCCTGCTAAGATGCTCACATGCGCTACTTCTTCATATTAGGACTGCACCCCGCGCTCTCGTTCGCCGAGATCTCGGCCGTGCTCGCGGACAACAGATTCGAGATCAAAGACCTCCTGGAGGCCGCGATTGTGATTGAGACCGAAAAAGAACTCGACCTGCCGGCGCTCATGAGACGGCTGGGCGGCACGATCAAAGCCGGCCGCATCATCGACGGACCAGCCAAACTCACGGACGACGAGGTTCTCGCCAAAGCCGCCGACCACCTGCTCACCGCGCACGGCGATGATTCGCGCCCAGTCTTCGGTTTCAGCGCCTACACCGCTTTAGGCGTCGAAGGCGTACGCAGTCTGGCGAAGAAGATCATCGTCCGCGGCATGGAGACCAAAAAAATTCTCCGGGAGCAGGACCGCGCTTCGCGCTGGGTGCGTCCGCAGACCGGACTCACACTGAGCTCGGTCGTCGTGACCAAGAACAAACTCATCGAAGAGGGAGCCGAGTTTGTGGTCCTGATCGACCGCAACAGCCTCGTGAGCCTCGCAGTCACCGAAGCCGTCCAACCTTTCGAAGAATTCTCCCGCGCCGATTACGGCCGTCCGGCCCGCGATACCCATCAGGGCATGCTACCGCCGAAACTCGCCCGCATGATGATCAACCTGGCCGGCGTCGGCACAGATGCCGTCATCATCGATCCATTCTGCGGCTCGGGAACCGTGCTCACCGAAGCGATCCAGATGGGTTTCCAGGATGTCGTCGGCAGCGACCTGAATCCGACGGCGGTCAAAAGCACCGAACAGAATATCACCTGGCTGAAGGAACACGGCAGCGCGCCGAAAACGGTCCGGCTTTTCGCCTCGGACGCCAGGCATATCGGCCAGCATCTGGAACCGGCGAGCATCGATGCTGTCGTGGCCGAAACTTTCCTCGGTTCGCCGCGCCACGGCCGGGAAAAACGCTCCGAGCTGCAGAAGACGCTGTCCGATCTGAGCCGCCTGTATTATGAATCGCTCGGCGCCTGGCGCCGGCTGCTGAAACCCGGCGCCGCGGTCGTCTTGGCGCTGCCGGTCTACGTGCTGGGTCCTGAACGGCACGGGTTGAAAGCCGATGAATTCGTGAAACTGGGCTATGCCATCGAGCCGCTGCTCAAGAGCGACGCGCTGGTCAAACTGGATGTCAAAGAGACCAAGAACCGCGGCCTGGTCTACGGCCGGGCCGACCAATTGGTCTGGCGGGAGATCATTCGCCTGCGTTGGAACGGCGACCCAGCGGCCAAATAAAATGAGATCAAAAACGGCCAGGTCTCGGACCCGGTCGTTTTTAATTTGATGCGTAATTTTTAGATCAGACTCCGACGCGGAAGTTGCAGACGTCACCCTCCTGCATGACGTAATCCTTGCCCTCGATGCGCAGCTTGCCCTTTTCCCGCGCCCCGGACTCGCCCAATTCCACGAAGTCCTTCCAGTTGATGATCTCCGCGCGGATGAACGCTTTCTCGAAATCGGTGTGGATGACGCCCGCGGCCTGCGGCGCCTTGGCCCCCTTGCGGATGGTCCAAGCACGGGTCTCGT
The Patescibacteria group bacterium genome window above contains:
- a CDS encoding DNA methyltransferase; protein product: MRYFFILGLHPALSFAEISAVLADNRFEIKDLLEAAIVIETEKELDLPALMRRLGGTIKAGRIIDGPAKLTDDEVLAKAADHLLTAHGDDSRPVFGFSAYTALGVEGVRSLAKKIIVRGMETKKILREQDRASRWVRPQTGLTLSSVVVTKNKLIEEGAEFVVLIDRNSLVSLAVTEAVQPFEEFSRADYGRPARDTHQGMLPPKLARMMINLAGVGTDAVIIDPFCGSGTVLTEAIQMGFQDVVGSDLNPTAVKSTEQNITWLKEHGSAPKTVRLFASDARHIGQHLEPASIDAVVAETFLGSPRHGREKRSELQKTLSDLSRLYYESLGAWRRLLKPGAAVVLALPVYVLGPERHGLKADEFVKLGYAIEPLLKSDALVKLDVKETKNRGLVYGRADQLVWREIIRLRWNGDPAAK
- the rpsF gene encoding 30S ribosomal protein S6, giving the protein MEQYELLFIIPAKYTEEELKQLSDKVAGIVTSAGGTIKETHDLGRRKLAYPIKNARNGNYVLFFYEAEPAVTIKLNELLRMSTDILRHLIIVRDPHITKIPSLIEEEPRHERYEGRPQGQVASQPATIQQQQPAKDKMSIAELDKKLEQILTDDIL